The following proteins are co-located in the Camelina sativa cultivar DH55 chromosome 12, Cs, whole genome shotgun sequence genome:
- the LOC104731758 gene encoding putative pentatricopeptide repeat-containing protein At4g17915, giving the protein MVRGLVNFTGLSTRLLNICVDSLCKFRKLEKAESLIIDGIRLGVPPDVVTYNTLISGYCRFVGIEEATYAVTRRMRDAGIRPDVATYNSLIAGAAKQLMLDRVLYLFDEMLEWGIYPDLWSYNTLMCCYFKLGKQEEAFRVLYKDLQLAGLSPGPDTYNVLLDALCKCGYIDNALELFKEMQSKFKPELMTYNILINGLCKARRVGTAKWMLTELRRSGYTPNAVTYTTILKLYFKTRRIRRGLQLFLEMKREGYTYDGYAYFAVVSALIKTGRTKEAYEYMQELVRKGRRHDIVSYNTLLNLYFKDGNLDAVDDLLGEIERKGMKADEYTHTIIVNGLLRTGQTRRAEQHFVSMGEMGIGLNLVTCNCLVDGLCKAGHVDRAMRYFESMEVKDEYSYTSVVHNLCKDMRFVCASKLLLSCYNKGIKIPTSARRAVLSGLRMSGCYGEARKAKAEMKLTPVGNS; this is encoded by the coding sequence ATGGTTCGTGGGTTGGTGAATTTCACCGGACTATCAACGAGGCTATTAAACATTTGCGTTGATTCGCTCTGCAAGTTTCGGAAACTGGAGAAAGCCGAGTCTTTAATCATAGACGGAATCAGATTAGGTGTGCCCCCTGATGTCGTCACTTACAACACATTGATCAGTGGGTATTGTCGATTCGTCGGTATAGAAGAAGCTACTTACGCCGTGACTCGTCGGATGAGAGACGCAGGGATTAGACCAGACGTCGCTACGTATAACTCTTTAATCGCTGGAGCAGCTAAACAGCTGATGTTAGATCGTGTCCTCTacctgttcgacgaaatgcttGAATGGGGTATATATCCTGATTTGTGGAGTTATAATACTTTGATGTGTTGTTATTTTAAGCTAGGGAAACAAGAAGAAGCGTTTCGGGTTCTTTATAAGGATCTTCAGCTCGCTGGGCTAAGTCCTGGTCCTGATACATACAATGTTCTCCTTGATGCTCTATGCAAGTGTGGGTATATAGACAATGCTCTTGAGCTATTTAAGGAGATGCAGAGTAAGTTTAAACCGGAGCTTATGACTTATAACATTCTTATTAACGGGCTTTGTAAAGCCAGGAGGGTCGGTACTGCGAAATGGATGCTAACAGAGCTCAGGAGATCGGGTTACACTCCCAATGCTGTTACATACACTACAATACTAAAGTTATATTTCAAGACTAGGAGGATTCGAAGAGGGCTTCAGTTGTTTTTAGAGATGAAGAGAGAAGGTTATACTTATGACGGGTACGCGTATTTCGCTGTTGTTAGCGCTTTGATTAAGACAGGAAGAACGAAAGAGGCGTATGAGTATATGCAAGAGCTAGTTAGGAAAGGTAGGAGACATGACATTGTTTCGTACAACACATTGTTGAATCTGTATTTTAAAGACGGGAATTTGGATGCGGTTGATGATTTGTTAGGAGAGATAGAGCGGAAAGGAATGAAAGCTGATGAGTATACGCACACGATTATAGTCAATGGTTTGTTGAGGACAGGACAGACGAGAAGAGCTGAGCAGCATTTTGTAAGTATGGGAGAGATGGGGATTGGATTGAATCTTGTGACTTGTAATTGTTTGGTTGATGGATTGTGTAAAGCGGGTCACGTGGACCGAGCGATGAGATATTTTGAGTCGATGGAAGTGAAAGATGAGTATAGTTACACTTCTGTTGTGCATAATCTCTGTAAGGACATGAGGTTTGTTTGTGCTTCGAAGCTGCTACTGTCGTGTTACAATAAAGGTATTAAGATTCCGACATCAGCGAGACGAGCGGTTTTGTCGGGTTTACGGATGTCGGGGTGTTATGGTGAAGCCAGGAAAGCCAAGGCCGAAATGAAGCTGACTCCGGTTGGGAATTCCTGA
- the LOC104731757 gene encoding uncharacterized protein At4g17910 — protein sequence MDSLPKQTLNPNKHLKEEFVSNLDGSSILEIAALLTIVPLLVLLRYSIGLHCKIDDNGGKAVSSKKNDDEVVVSRNWKAYTYAICLDFIFIVFPMLLFFTVLSEWVYHGTVLLSLLLLILSVTAKRSSSGLQRGQALSFRASVSSYRVALMLITCLCILGVDFTIFPRRYAKTETYGTSLMDLGVGSFVLANAIVSRQARDVSSGNLITGIKATAPLLLLGFIRLWTTSGVDYQVHVTEYGVHWNFFFTLAAISILTSFVNIPAKYCGIVGFAVLAGYQTWLVSGLNTYLLSDERGTDIISKNKEGVFSILGYWGMYLLGVHLGHRLFYAKHSNIRSTTSSIARVFLVSLLLWVVTILLDNYVERISRRTCNMPYVTWVLAQDLQALGIFMLSSYIPVNKLSSLEEAIDQNLLATFLLANLGTGMVNLTMDTIFASPFSSLLILTVYAFALSAIIGTVHFSGFRLKFW from the exons atggatTCTCTTCCAAAGCAGACTCTGAATCCAAACAAGCATCTCAAAGAAGA atttgtaagcAATCTTGATGGATCTTCAATTCTGGAAATCGCAGCACTATTGACCATTGTCCCT CTCTTGGTTCTTTTGCGTTACTCCATTGGTCTTCACTGCAAAATTG ATGATAATGGTGGTAAAGCCGTTTCATCGAAGAAGAACGACGATGAGGTTGTTGTTTCCAGAAATTGGAAGGCTTATACTTATGCCATATGCTTGGacttcatcttcattgtctttCCCATGCTCCTGTTTTTCACT GTTCTATCAGAATGGGTCTATCATGGAACAGTcttgttgtctttgttgttgctgATTCTTTCTGTGACTGCCAAAAG ATCTTCTTCAGGGTTGCAGAGAGGACAGGCTCTCTCGTTTAGAGCAAGCGTATCTTCTTATAGAGTTGCTCTG ATGCTTATTACATGCTTGTGTATCTTGGGGGTTGACTTTACTATCTTTCCGAGGAGGTACGCCAAGACAGAGACTTACGGTACTAGCTTG ATGGATCTTGGGGTCGGCTCTTTTGTTTTAGCAAATGCTATTGTTTCTCGGCAAGCTAGAGACGTGTCATCAGG AAACTTGATAACTGGAATTAAAGCAACCGCTCCACTGTTATTACTCGGGTTTATTCGTCTCTGGACTACTTCAGGTGTGGATTATCAG GTCCATGTTACGGAATATGGAGTACACTGGAATTTCTTTTTCACACTTGCAGCCATATCCATTCTCACATCATTTGTTAACATACCAGCTAAGTACTGTGGAATCGTAGGTTTCGCTGTTCTTGCAG GATACCAAACTTGGTTGGTTAGTGGACTGAACACATATTTGCTTTCAGACGAAAGAGGAACTGACATTATCAGCAAAAACAAGGAAGGAGTATTTAGCATTCTTG GGTACTGGGGCATGTACCTCCTTGGCGTTCACTTAGGCCATCGTCTCTTTTACGCAAAACATTCAAATATTCGAAGCACCACGAGCTCAATCGCAAGAGTCTTTCTCGTTTCTCTTCTCTTATG GGTTGTGACTATACTTCTTGACAACTACGTTGAGAGGATTTCTCGTCGAACG TGCAACATGCCTTATGTTACTTGGGTGCTCGCGCAAGATCTTCAG GCGCTTGGGATATTTATGCTGTCTAGTTATATACCTGTGAACAAACTTTCATCACTTGAAGAAGCAATTGACCAAAATCTATTAGCTACCTTTCTGCTT GCAAACCTTGGTACAGGAATGGTGAACCTCACTATGGATACCATCTTTGCTTCtccattctcttctcttctaatATTAACAGTTTACGCCTTTGCTTTATCTGCTATAATCGGAACCGTTCATTTCTCTGGTTTCCGGTTAAAGTTCTGGTAA
- the LOC104731759 gene encoding putative RING-H2 finger protein ATL53: MESDPNPNAWTQYINPRDCTQGLCSTFCPQWCSYIKFSPPPISYEQLLSDGVSSNPNLSPLVIAIIGIFITAFLMATYYTLVSKYCSNDTNNEAASETGRSDLILDVNSSENGDQDDPFAHESSNTGLDDAVIKKIGFFKLKKHQNGFKINGTDCSICLGEFNEDESLRLLPKCNHIFHVVCIDRWLKSHSNCPLCRAKIVVPTTQQPDHRVVVMNLDQFTSNEGNVVVVDHREVVSVAISSHHPRRFSAADIVMRISRDGEEEEGNNDLETGNRVKHVDLKRSFSSGGLILGTQGRTRSYL; the protein is encoded by the coding sequence atggAGTCCGATCCAAATCCTAATGCTTGGACTCAATATATAAATCCAAGAGACTGTACTCAAGGCTTATGTTCCACATTTTGCCCTCAATGGTGTAGTTACATCAAGTTCTCTCCACCACCAATATCTTATGAACAACTCCTAAGCGACGGCGTTTCATCAAACCCCAATCTCTCCCCTCTTGTTATTGCCATTATTGGCATATTTATAACTGCCTTTCTCATGGCAACTTACTACACTCTTGTCTCAAAGTACTGCTCCAACGACACCAACAATGAAGCTGCCTCAGAAACCGGAAGATCAGATCTCATTCTCGATGTTAACTCGTCGGAAAATGGAGACCAAGACGACCCTTTTGCTCACGAGTCGTCAAACACCGGTTTAGACGATGCTGTCATTAAAAAGATTGGATTCTTCAAGTTAAAGAAGCATCAAAACGGGTTCAAGATCAACGGTACTGATTGTTCAATATGTCTTGGAGAGTTTAACGAAGACGAGAGCTTAAGGTTGTTGCCTAAATGCAACCACATTTTCCACGTCGTTTGTATCGATCGGTGGCTTAAGTCTCACTCAAATTGTCCACTTTGTCGGGCTAAGATCGTCGTGCCTACCACTCAACAACCCGATCATCGTGTTGTGGTGATGAATCTTGATCAGTTTACAAGTAATGAAGGCAATGTAGTCGTTGTTGATCATCGGGAAGTGGTTAGTGTTGCGATTAGTTCTCATCATCCACGTCGGTTCTCGGCCGCGGATATTGTTATGCGGATAAGCAGAGacggagaagaggaagaaggaaataATGATCTTGAAACTGGAAACAGAGTGAAGCATGTAGACTTAAAAAGATCATTCTCAAGTGGTGGATTGATTCTTGGGACTCAAGGAAGGACTAGATCATATCTCTAA